CCGCACTGGCGGTCTTCGCGGGATGAAATGGAGCCTCTATGAGGGGGGCATCCGCACTCCCTTGATTGCGCGGTGGCCTGGCGTGATCCCTTCTGGCCAAGTGGATGAAACGACGTTGGTGGGCGCGGTGGATTTGTTCCCCACGCTGGCTTCGCTGACCGGCATCCCGCTGCCTGCGGACTATGCCTCCGATGGTGAGGACATGACCACTGCCTTCAAAGGCGTGCCCCGCGAACGTAGCCATCCTCTGTTCTGGGAATACGGACGCAAACCGGCGCTAAAGGGGCAGGGAATACGCACCTTTCCTTATCCGAAAGAAGCCGATGCCAAATCGCCCAATGTCGCGGTGCGGGAGGGCCGGTGGAAACTCCTGGTCAATGCCGATGGCAGCGGGACTGAGCTCTATGATCTTAACTCCGACCCCAATGAAACAATGAACCGCACGGAGAGCGAGCCCGAAGTGGCTGCACGCCTGAAACAGATGGCTCTGAAATGGCGGGCAGATGTGGAGTGATTCATTTCGCGTAATCGCCTAACAAAAAGGGCCTCAACGAAAACCGTTGAGGCCCTTGAAGTTCAACCCCTGGCGGGGAAACAAATCAATACACGTCGCGGCGGTAGCGCTTGGCTTCCTTGAAGGCGGTCATGTAGGCGACAGCTTCTTCAGGGGTCTTGCCACCTTCTTTTTCGATGATGGTGTGCAGGGCCTTGTCCACATCCACCGCCATGCGGGCGGCGTCGCCGCAGACATAGACGATGGCACCCTGCTCAAGCCAAGCAAAGATCTCGGCGCTGTTTTCCAGCATCTTGTGCTGCACGTAGATTTTCTCGGCTTGGTCGCGGCTCCAGGCCGTGGTGAGCTTGGTCAGCGTGCCATCGGCCAGGTACGCGTCGAACTCGTCCTTGTAGAAGAAGCAGGTGGCGCTGTTAACTTCGCCAAAGAACAGCCAGGCTTTGCCTTTCGCGGCGGTGGCTTTGCGCTCCTCCACAAAGGCGCGGAAAGGGGCGATACCAGTACCTGGGCCGACCATGATGATTGGCGTCTCCTCCTCGGGCTCTGGCAGGCGGAAGCCTTTCCCATGGTTCACAAACACAGGAATGGTGGTCTCTGGGGTGATGCGCTCGGCCAGGAAGGTGGAGGCCACACCGCCGCGCTCGCGGCCGTGGCTGCTGTATTTCACCGTGGCGACGGTGAGGTGCACTTCTTCAGGGTGCGCCTTCTGGCTGCTGCTGATCGAGTAAAGACGGATGTTCAGCTTCTTCAGCACGCCCATGAACTCGGCGGGCTCAAACTTGGCGTCCGGGTTTTCGATGAGGAGATCAATGACAAAACGGCCCCACAGGTAGTCTTTGAGGGCCTGCTTTGTCTCAGGAGTCGCCATGTCCGCCAGCAGGGTCTGGCCGTTGGTCTTCTCGATGATGGCCTTGATGAGCTTGTTATCCACCTCGGTGATGAGGCTGCCTTCGATGAGGGCCTGGCGGATCGGCACCTGGGCGGCGGTTTTCGGATGGGTGACGATCTCTTCGCCGGAAAAGCCCAGCACCTTCAGCATGTCATCCACCAGGGCGGGATCATTCTGCGGCTGCACGGCCAGGGAGTCGCCCGGGGTGTATTCCAGGCCGCTGCCTGCCAGATCAATCTCGTAATGGCGGGTGTTTTTCGGTGCGCCTGGGCCAGACAGGTCATAGGCCTTCTTCACCTTGGCGATGAAGGGGTTCTTGACGTTATAGACGGGTTTGCCGGGCGCGGGGGTGCTCATTGATGGTCAGGTTTTGGGATGAAAAAGGGCGCGGAGACTAGACCGCTGAGAATGGTTGTCAATTCGCCCTTAGCAGGGTGTGTGCCGGAGGCGGGGAGATGTTGTCCCTATTTTGTCAAGAAATAGCGGCTGTTTGCGATCTGCAGACGGTCCGGCCATTCGTCAAAAAAATCAGCCGATGGCACCCAGGACGGCCTCGGCGGCACGGCGGCCGCTAATGAGGGCCCCATTGATGGAGGCATCCTCGCACCAGTCGCCGCAGCGATACAGTCCGGGAGCCAGAACGGCTGACAGGGGGCCCTCGCCCAGGCGGAGTTGGCGTCCCTCAGGCAAGGCGTGGCGCACTTGGTAGCTGCGCAGGAGGTTCCAGAGGTAGGCTGATTCGCCAAACCAGGCGGCCATTTGGTCCCTCACCACATCTTCCAGCTCGCCGCTGGAGGGGGAGCCAATGATGCTGGCGGAAATGAGGTGCTGGCCGGCGGGGGCGTAAAGGGGGGCGATCTTGGACAGCACGCAGGCGCTGTTCACAGGGCCGCGGCCATCGCCATCCAGGTAGATGGTAGGCGTTTCTGGCACGGGTTGGTCCGTCGTGAAATAAAGACAGGTGGTGCTGCGGCCTGGTAGCAGTTTTTCTCCGGTGGCCTCAGGAATCAGCCGCGCGGCGACTTCTTCGCTGACGGCGACGATGATGTGATCTGCGTGGATGATCTCTCCACTTGCGAGTGTGATTTCACCCGCGCGTACGGAGGCGACAGGGCAATTCAGCCGCAGGCTGCCGGGGGGGAGGGAGATGGCGAGCTGATCTGGGATAGCCTGCATGCCGTGCGCCGGGATGGTGGCCCCTCCGGTGCTGAACATGGAGTAGAGAAACAGGAACATGCGCGCGGAAGTCCGCAGGTCCTTTTCCAAAAATACGCCTCCGAAAAAGGCACGAAAAAAGCGGTCAATGAATTCCTCGCTAAAACCGAAATCCCGCAGGTAATCCTCCGTCTCGATCTCGGGGATGCGGCGCTCGATCTTACGGGTGGTGAGCACCTCTTTGCGCAGAACAATGGTGTACCATTTGTCCATCCAGGACACGAACGGATCCCGTGCATTTTTCAGCGCATCCTGGGGATGGGTAAAGGGATCCGAAAGACGATGAAAGCTGCCTTTGTAAAAAACATCGGCCCCACGGTAAAAGGGGCGCAGTTTCAGCCCGTCATAGTCGAGGACGCGGCGTGCTTCCGGGTAGGAGGGCAGCAAAACCTGAAAGCCGCGGTCCAGGGTAAACCCATCCACCACGTCTGAGCGCACACGGCCACCCACGGCATCGGCGGCTTCATAAATCGTGAAACGCTGCCCGGCCTGAGTCAACGCACGTGCACAGGCCAGGCCGGAAAGTCCGGCTCCGATGATGGCGATGCTAGGCGTTGACGGGGTCATTGTGAATAAGCTCCAACATGAAGGACGGAATTCTGATTGCAAGCTGCACAGGTGGCGTCTGTGATGTTCCTCCCATGAATGACCGTCCACGACTGCTCATCCTCGGTGCCACCGGTCGCCTGGGGGCGACTCTGGCCGCGCACTATGCCCCGCGTTATGAGATCCTTGCCCCAGGCCGGGAAACACTGGATCTCAGCCGACCGGAAACCGTGGCGCAGGAACTGGAACACATGGACTTTGATCTCGCCATCAATGCTGCGGCCCTCACCAGCCCGGACCTGTGTGAAGGGGATCCTGGGCTGGCGATGCGGGTGAATGCGGAATCCGCCGCCATCGTCGCTAAAGTGTGTGCCAATCGCTGGCTGCGCTTCATCCACCTCAGCACCGATTATGTTTTTGAGGGGAAAGGCTGTGTTTTCCTCACGGAGGAATCCGTGGCTGAGCCCGTGAATGCCTATGGGCGCTCCAAACGGGCTGGTGAAGTTGCCGTGCTGGCGGCAAATGCCGATGCCCTGGTGGCACGGGTTTCCTGGCTGTTTGGCCCGCGTGGTGGCGGCGTTCCAGAAACAGCCCTGCAGCGGGCACGGGAAGGCCATCTGCTGGGATTCATCGAGGACAAATGGAGTGTGCCCACCAGTACGGTGGACATCGCCTGCTGGCTGGAGCGGCTGTTTACAGATCTGTCGTCCGTCACCGGTCTGCTGCACTTGTGCAATACCGGGGTGGCTACCTGGCGTGACTATGCCCAGGTCTCGCTGGATCTGGCGCACCGCCATGGACTGCTGAATCGGCCACACTTCACTCACGGGCTGCGTTTGCGCGACTTCCCCCAGTTCAAGGCCGCCCGCCCGCCCTTCACGGTGATGAACAATGCGCGGCTGAGTTTTATCCTGGGCGAAACACCGCGAAGCTGGCAGTCTGCCCTGGAGGAGCATATCGTATCTATGACCGTTCCTCCGCGCCTATGAACTACCCGCGACGTCACTTTTTGCACTTGCTGTCAGGCCTCGCCGTCGCGCCCCTGGCCGGGGCGGCGGAGACCTCGCTGAACGTGGCCGGCGCTGCCAAATACGTGGCCGCGAGGAAGGGTTATGCACTGCTCATCAAACAGCACGGCAAGGTCATCCACGAAAGTTATGCCAACGGTGCAAAAAAGGGCGAAGCCCGGCGCATCTACAGCGGCACGAAAGGCTTTTGGGGACTGGCGGCCATGGCGGCGGTGGAGGATGGCCATCTGGCGCTGAATGAAAAAGTCTCCGCCACTCTTCCATCCTGGCAGAGAGGTGGAAAAGAGAACATCACCATCGAGCAGTTGCTGGACTTCAACTGCGGGTTGGAACGCTGCCTGAAACTGCATCAGGACGGTTTGTCCAACCGCAATCAAATGGCCCTGGATCGCCCGCTCGTGGGCACCCCCGGGAAAAGTTTCATCTATGGGCCCAGTGCCTTGCAGGTCTTTCATGAAGTGCTGAAACAGAAGCTCAAGGGACGGTTCTTGTCAGAATCACCCACCCGTTACCTGGAGCGCCGTGTCTTGCGTCCACTGGGCCTTGGGTCTCAGCGATACCTCGCCGATGCCAAGGGCAACCCGCTGCTGGCGGCGGGCTTTCTGATGACCCCTTCCCAGTGGGCACGCATGGGCGATCTGCTTTTGGCCCAGGGCAAGCCGGTTCTCAAAGCCTCCTCCATGGGCCCCTTGCTGGAGGGCTCCTCCTCCAATGCCGCCTACAGCTTTGGTTTCTGGAACAATCGTGCTGCCGACAAGATGGGGGCACGGGAAATTGACATCGAAGACATGCTGGAAGTGGACTGGGACCGTCAAAACTGGTCGCGGGTCTGCATCGCCAAAGGGGTGCCCAAGGATCTCATCGCCTGCATTGGCAGCGGCTACCAGCGCATGTATGCCATCCCCTCCATGGCCCTTGTTATCGTCCGCCAAGGACTGAACGCCCGCTATTCAGACGGTGATTTTTTGCGGACGCTGCTGGGGTGAGGGAGGTTGGTGTCAGGCTCGTCCCCAGTGATTTTATTCAACTATTGATAGATGATCATATGTTGATACATTGGTTTCATGCCTTCGATCCTCAAATCGCTCAGCCTCATCGCCGACCCGACTCGCGTGCGCATTCTGCTGTTGCTGAAGCAGGAGGAACTGAGCGTGGCGGAACTGCAGGAGGTGCTGGCACTGCCGCAGTCCAATATTTCTGCCCAGTTGGCCAAGCTGAAGTCGGCGGGACTGGTCACGGACCGGCGCAGTGGCAAGAACCGGCTCTATCAGCTCGATGAACCCAGCAGCAAAGACAAGGCCGCCCACGAGCACTTTATCGCCCTCATGGAGGCAGCCGGCGCGGAACTCAAAGAAGCCAAAAAAGACGATGCTGCTCTGAAGGTGGTGTTGCGGAAACGCATGCGCTCCGCCCAGGCTTACTTCGATACCCTGGCGGGCAAATTTGGCCGCCACTACATCCCTGGCCGTTCCTGGAAAGGGCTGGGAGAGACCCTTTTAAAACTTCTGCCTCCACTGGTCATTGCCGACCTCGGGGCAGGGGAGGGCACGCTGTCCCAGTTGCTGGCGCAGCGGGCGCAGAAAGTCATCGCGGTGGACAACAGCGAAAAGATGGTGGCCTATGGGGCTGACCTCGCCAGCAAACACGGCTTTGCCAATCTGGAATACCGGCTGGGGGACATCGAAGAGCCGCCCATCGAGCCTGGCAGCGTGGATTTGGTCTTTCTCAGCCAAGCTCTCCACCACGCGCTGAATCCGGAGCGCGCCATCCGGGCCGCCTATGCCATTCTGAAGCCGGGTGGGCGCATTGTGATCCTGGACCTGCTCAAGCATCAGTTTGAAAAAGCGCGGGAGCTCTATGCTGATGTCTGGCTGGGCTTTTCTGAGGCTGAACTTCACGAAATGCTGGCCAAGGCAGGCTTTCGCGAAGCGGAGACAAGTGTGGTCCACCGCGAAAGCCAGAGCCCGCATTTCCAGACCGTTCTAGCTATGGCTAACAAAGGATGACGAATGGATGGGAATAAATGGCAGGGCCTTTCTCTCAAAGAGACCAGACACCCTGCCATGAAAGCCATCCTCTCCTCCCTGCTATTGCTCGTCGCTGCCGTTTCGAATGCGGCTACCCCTGAAGATTTCACCGTCAAATCGGCGACTGGAACTGGTTCCTTTTCGCTCAAGGAAGCCAAGGGCAAGTTTGTCGCACTTCACTTTCTGCTGAAGACGGAATGCCCGGTCTGCCTGCGCCACACGCGCGATCACATGGTCAAAGGGGCCTCTTTGCCGAATGTGGTACAGATCTTCCTCAAGCCGGATACAGACAAGGAAATTGAGTCCTGGGTGGGAAAGCTGGACAAGGTGGAACTGGAGAAGACCCCGATCTATCGCGATCCAAATGCCAAGCTGGCCAAGGCTTTCGACATCCCAGACGGTTACGCCTTCCACGGTCAAGTGGTCCACTATCCAGTCACGGTTTTGATCGGGCCTGATG
The Prosthecobacter algae genome window above contains:
- a CDS encoding peroxiredoxin family protein, yielding MKAILSSLLLLVAAVSNAATPEDFTVKSATGTGSFSLKEAKGKFVALHFLLKTECPVCLRHTRDHMVKGASLPNVVQIFLKPDTDKEIESWVGKLDKVELEKTPIYRDPNAKLAKAFDIPDGYAFHGQVVHYPVTVLIGPDGREVFRYVGKNNADRLSFEKLAEKVAELSKP
- a CDS encoding metalloregulator ArsR/SmtB family transcription factor gives rise to the protein MPSILKSLSLIADPTRVRILLLLKQEELSVAELQEVLALPQSNISAQLAKLKSAGLVTDRRSGKNRLYQLDEPSSKDKAAHEHFIALMEAAGAELKEAKKDDAALKVVLRKRMRSAQAYFDTLAGKFGRHYIPGRSWKGLGETLLKLLPPLVIADLGAGEGTLSQLLAQRAQKVIAVDNSEKMVAYGADLASKHGFANLEYRLGDIEEPPIEPGSVDLVFLSQALHHALNPERAIRAAYAILKPGGRIVILDLLKHQFEKARELYADVWLGFSEAELHEMLAKAGFREAETSVVHRESQSPHFQTVLAMANKG
- a CDS encoding NAD(P)/FAD-dependent oxidoreductase, which translates into the protein MTPSTPSIAIIGAGLSGLACARALTQAGQRFTIYEAADAVGGRVRSDVVDGFTLDRGFQVLLPSYPEARRVLDYDGLKLRPFYRGADVFYKGSFHRLSDPFTHPQDALKNARDPFVSWMDKWYTIVLRKEVLTTRKIERRIPEIETEDYLRDFGFSEEFIDRFFRAFFGGVFLEKDLRTSARMFLFLYSMFSTGGATIPAHGMQAIPDQLAISLPPGSLRLNCPVASVRAGEITLASGEIIHADHIIVAVSEEVAARLIPEATGEKLLPGRSTTCLYFTTDQPVPETPTIYLDGDGRGPVNSACVLSKIAPLYAPAGQHLISASIIGSPSSGELEDVVRDQMAAWFGESAYLWNLLRSYQVRHALPEGRQLRLGEGPLSAVLAPGLYRCGDWCEDASINGALISGRRAAEAVLGAIG
- a CDS encoding serine hydrolase domain-containing protein; this encodes MNYPRRHFLHLLSGLAVAPLAGAAETSLNVAGAAKYVAARKGYALLIKQHGKVIHESYANGAKKGEARRIYSGTKGFWGLAAMAAVEDGHLALNEKVSATLPSWQRGGKENITIEQLLDFNCGLERCLKLHQDGLSNRNQMALDRPLVGTPGKSFIYGPSALQVFHEVLKQKLKGRFLSESPTRYLERRVLRPLGLGSQRYLADAKGNPLLAAGFLMTPSQWARMGDLLLAQGKPVLKASSMGPLLEGSSSNAAYSFGFWNNRAADKMGAREIDIEDMLEVDWDRQNWSRVCIAKGVPKDLIACIGSGYQRMYAIPSMALVIVRQGLNARYSDGDFLRTLLG
- a CDS encoding NAD(P)-dependent oxidoreductase, producing the protein MNDRPRLLILGATGRLGATLAAHYAPRYEILAPGRETLDLSRPETVAQELEHMDFDLAINAAALTSPDLCEGDPGLAMRVNAESAAIVAKVCANRWLRFIHLSTDYVFEGKGCVFLTEESVAEPVNAYGRSKRAGEVAVLAANADALVARVSWLFGPRGGGVPETALQRAREGHLLGFIEDKWSVPTSTVDIACWLERLFTDLSSVTGLLHLCNTGVATWRDYAQVSLDLAHRHGLLNRPHFTHGLRLRDFPQFKAARPPFTVMNNARLSFILGETPRSWQSALEEHIVSMTVPPRL